A DNA window from Paenibacillus segetis contains the following coding sequences:
- a CDS encoding GntP family permease, which translates to MDFTISWIGALVGLAIVIILILKKLNPVYALFLGAIVGALIGGANLEQTVSLLVSGTQSVMGTVLRVLAAGVLAGVMMDSGAAETIAQAIVKKFGEGKAILALALATMIITAVGVFIPVAVLIVAPIALSVGNKMGISKIALLLALSGGGKAGNIISPNPNTIAAARGFDLDLSNVMIAGFIPAICGLIVTVIIASLLKHKGVKVTDEEAMNSAVDTSKYPPLKRAIVAPLIAVVLLMINPVGSLLGIDALSSFKVDAMFILPIAGVIGMLAMKQGNKILQYTTSGLNKMTPTVLILIGAGGIAGLISASDLSAQVVNIINATGISGTFLAPISGILMAAATASTSTGVILATGSFGEAILNMGTAPLAAAVMVHTGATVIDSLPQGNYFHVTAGSMNMSIKQRMGLIPYEAIVGATMTIVATLIYGFFI; encoded by the coding sequence ATGGATTTTACAATCAGTTGGATTGGGGCTTTAGTTGGACTAGCCATAGTGATTATTTTAATCTTGAAAAAGCTTAATCCTGTATATGCTTTATTCTTAGGGGCCATCGTCGGGGCTTTGATCGGCGGAGCTAATCTAGAACAAACCGTTAGTCTTCTTGTAAGCGGTACACAAAGTGTAATGGGTACGGTGTTACGTGTATTGGCTGCAGGCGTACTTGCTGGGGTGATGATGGACTCGGGTGCAGCAGAGACCATTGCACAAGCTATTGTTAAGAAGTTCGGAGAGGGCAAAGCGATTCTAGCCTTAGCCTTAGCCACTATGATTATTACAGCAGTGGGCGTATTCATTCCTGTTGCGGTATTGATCGTAGCACCAATTGCTTTGTCTGTAGGTAACAAAATGGGGATTTCCAAGATCGCCCTATTACTTGCCTTATCAGGTGGGGGGAAAGCGGGGAATATCATTTCACCGAACCCAAATACCATTGCAGCTGCACGGGGTTTTGACCTCGATTTAAGTAACGTGATGATAGCAGGATTTATTCCAGCGATCTGTGGACTTATCGTAACGGTTATTATCGCTTCACTTCTTAAACACAAAGGTGTGAAGGTAACCGATGAAGAGGCAATGAATAGTGCAGTTGACACAAGCAAATATCCACCTCTAAAAAGAGCCATCGTTGCTCCTCTTATCGCAGTTGTACTATTGATGATCAATCCTGTCGGTTCATTGCTTGGTATTGATGCACTCTCGAGCTTCAAAGTCGATGCCATGTTTATTCTTCCGATTGCTGGGGTCATCGGTATGTTGGCTATGAAACAAGGTAACAAAATTCTGCAATATACAACGTCAGGGTTGAACAAAATGACCCCTACGGTATTGATATTAATTGGTGCAGGGGGTATAGCCGGCTTAATCTCGGCATCGGACCTCTCCGCTCAAGTCGTAAACATTATTAATGCAACAGGTATTTCGGGAACCTTCTTAGCTCCAATCTCTGGTATATTGATGGCAGCAGCAACGGCTTCAACTTCTACCGGTGTTATTCTTGCCACAGGATCCTTCGGTGAAGCGATCTTAAATATGGGTACGGCTCCACTTGCAGCAGCAGTGATGGTTCATACAGGGGCAACCGTTATCGACTCCTTGCCACAGGGTAACTACTTCCACGTTACGGCAGGCAGTATGAATATGAGTATCAAGCAACGGATGGGACTTATCCCATATGAAGCCATTGTCGGCGCGACGATGACGATCGTAGCCACTTTAATATACGGATTCTTTATTTAA
- a CDS encoding glycerate kinase family protein produces MKELTFVLAPDSFKESMTAKEVCIAMEKGISSVFPTANYIHVPMADGGEGTVQSLVDATGGQLYDKEVMGPLGQPVHAKYGILGDGVTAAIEMASASGIHFVTKDTKNPLITTTYGTGELIRECLDKGIKKIIIGIGGSATNDGGAGMAEALGAAFLDKDGHHLPRGGGSLDKLAKIDISALDPRLADVQMIVACDVTNPLCGEKGASHVFGPQKGATPEMVLQLDKNLAHYADIVKEQLHKDVRDIPGAGAAGGLGAGLLIFTQATLQKGIEIVIEYTDLKQKLADADYCFTGEGRIDFQTKFGKTPYGVAKAAKENDKKVIAVAGCLGEGIEALYEEGFDAIFGILPGVDELETVLAEGSQNVESTCRNIARLIKLSL; encoded by the coding sequence ATGAAGGAACTAACATTTGTATTGGCACCGGATTCTTTTAAAGAGAGTATGACAGCGAAAGAAGTTTGTATAGCGATGGAGAAGGGAATAAGCAGCGTATTTCCAACCGCCAATTATATTCATGTTCCCATGGCGGATGGTGGTGAAGGAACGGTACAATCCTTAGTCGACGCTACGGGCGGTCAACTCTATGATAAAGAAGTAATGGGACCCCTTGGACAACCCGTTCATGCAAAGTATGGGATTCTAGGCGACGGAGTGACAGCAGCTATTGAAATGGCATCGGCAAGCGGAATTCATTTCGTCACGAAGGATACGAAGAACCCACTGATTACGACAACTTATGGAACAGGTGAACTCATTCGCGAATGTCTAGATAAAGGGATAAAGAAGATCATCATTGGGATTGGCGGCAGCGCCACAAATGATGGCGGAGCAGGGATGGCTGAGGCACTTGGCGCCGCATTCCTTGATAAAGACGGTCATCACCTTCCACGTGGCGGAGGCAGTCTGGACAAGCTGGCAAAGATTGATATTTCAGCATTAGATCCAAGACTTGCGGATGTTCAAATGATCGTGGCTTGTGATGTGACGAATCCACTTTGCGGAGAAAAGGGAGCTTCCCACGTGTTTGGACCGCAAAAAGGAGCTACTCCTGAGATGGTTCTTCAACTGGATAAGAATCTAGCTCATTATGCGGATATTGTGAAAGAGCAGCTTCACAAAGATGTACGTGACATTCCAGGTGCAGGTGCTGCTGGTGGATTAGGAGCTGGCTTACTGATCTTCACACAAGCAACGCTGCAGAAGGGCATCGAAATTGTAATCGAGTATACCGATCTTAAGCAGAAATTGGCGGATGCGGATTATTGCTTTACAGGTGAGGGACGGATTGATTTTCAAACTAAATTCGGCAAAACGCCGTATGGTGTAGCTAAGGCTGCCAAAGAGAACGACAAAAAGGTGATTGCAGTAGCAGGTTGTTTAGGCGAAGGAATTGAAGCCCTCTATGAGGAAGGGTTTGATGCGATATTTGGCATCCTACCCGGCGTGGATGAGCTTGAAACGGTGCTCGCGGAAGGCTCGCAAAATGTGGAAAGCACCTGCAGAAACATTGCAAGACTCATTAAACTAAGCTTATAA
- a CDS encoding CdaR family transcriptional regulator codes for MYHLSPSQAQEIVDKMMKDIPYNINIMNEQGIIIGSGNLKRVGTVHQGAVEALSTGKLVEVWTDGKSAKKGTNEPIVIDHKRVGVIGITGDPDEVRPFCNIVKTVVTLLIEQGAALKSLEHEANRKKAFLELLLSHRGAYSQRFRREAQQYNIDLMLKTVVLCIRNLKKEQEKSKLYLLFPSFLLDEDTHLLIVQNNDDLDKLIKHLTENHKDVLISKGKSEANIADSYYQAKSALNVAHALKLPTQVVSYEEVNFLVKLSHTNLTGNHNAVSKLEDTLDGMETLRSFINHNCSVSLTAAELNIHRNTLQYRLKRIHSLTGKDPRNVLDLFELIFGLLSLYK; via the coding sequence TTGTACCACTTATCACCAAGTCAGGCACAAGAAATCGTCGATAAAATGATGAAAGACATTCCATATAACATCAACATCATGAATGAGCAAGGCATCATTATAGGTAGCGGTAACTTGAAAAGGGTTGGAACGGTGCATCAAGGCGCTGTAGAAGCTCTGTCCACGGGGAAGCTAGTTGAAGTTTGGACAGATGGGAAATCTGCAAAGAAGGGTACAAATGAGCCCATTGTCATTGATCATAAACGGGTTGGGGTTATTGGTATTACCGGAGATCCAGACGAAGTACGACCCTTTTGCAACATTGTCAAAACCGTGGTGACCCTCCTGATCGAACAAGGAGCGGCATTAAAAAGTTTAGAACATGAAGCAAATCGCAAAAAAGCATTTCTAGAGCTCCTTCTGAGTCACCGCGGTGCCTATTCGCAAAGATTTAGAAGAGAAGCGCAACAATACAACATCGATTTGATGTTAAAAACCGTGGTCCTATGTATCAGAAACCTAAAAAAAGAGCAGGAAAAGTCCAAGTTATACCTGCTCTTTCCCTCCTTCTTATTGGATGAGGACACACATCTTCTGATCGTGCAAAATAATGACGATTTAGATAAACTAATCAAGCATCTTACCGAAAATCATAAAGATGTACTGATCAGTAAAGGAAAATCTGAAGCCAATATCGCGGATAGCTATTACCAGGCAAAAAGTGCGCTGAATGTTGCTCATGCACTCAAACTTCCCACTCAGGTCGTGTCTTACGAAGAGGTCAATTTTCTAGTCAAACTCAGCCATACGAATCTAACAGGAAACCATAATGCAGTTAGTAAATTAGAAGATACCCTAGACGGTATGGAGACATTACGGAGCTTTATTAATCATAATTGCAGCGTCTCGTTAACTGCTGCCGAATTAAACATTCATCGTAATACGTTGCAATATCGCTTGAAACGAATTCATTCGCTAACAGGCAAAGATCCAAGAAATGTACTAGATCTATTTGAATTAATCTTTGGTTTACTATCCCTATATAAATAA
- a CDS encoding ABC transporter permease, with amino-acid sequence MSINQLIFRNLKKNLKNYYLYVFALIFSSALYFAFVTLQYDPSMDPAKGSVKGAASIKAASILLVAIVAIFIFYANTIFIKRRSKEIGLFQLIGMTKDKIFRILSVENFFLYFGSLFLGIFAGFSVSKLIIMILFKITGVEGIATLRLSTNALIQTLIVFCAIYLFIMSLNYVFIKRQSILSLFAVKSSTEAKIKKVSILEMIIGIAGIGFILLGYYISSKLFSGDFVTMFELLIAMIVILTSVIIGTYLFYKGSVSFIFHIIRKKKNGYLNINEVLSLSSIMFRMKSNAVLLTIITTVSALAIGLLSLSYISYYSAEKSAEDYVPADFSITNIEDAGRFKDALLAKGIKYSENIIDVIQANVNVENILDMNMEGMLIDPRVMTLAVISDKSTQDIQLSPDETLFTGYSDIMQKFMHLNDSGPIELMGQQEVIPQQYIGMEKDTIVSGYFRNGGMPTAIVDETVFQRLKDDLDPSIQKKTSIYIGINILDQDQIKAANDIYKEIGFGDMRSYDSRLEMSNYQKQNMGLMMFVVGFLGLTFLITSGCILYFKQMDESEDERSSYTILRKLGFTQGDLIKGIQVKQVFNFGIPLVVGLCHSYFAVQSGWFFFGSELWTPMILVMVLYTALYSIFGVLSVLHYKKVIKEAL; translated from the coding sequence ATGAGCATTAATCAACTCATCTTTCGCAATTTGAAGAAGAATCTGAAAAATTATTATCTATATGTGTTCGCCTTAATCTTCAGTTCTGCCCTTTATTTCGCCTTCGTTACGTTGCAATATGACCCCTCCATGGATCCAGCCAAAGGGTCAGTTAAAGGAGCTGCATCCATAAAGGCGGCATCCATCTTGCTTGTCGCTATCGTTGCTATCTTTATTTTTTATGCCAATACGATCTTCATCAAACGGCGAAGCAAGGAGATCGGACTATTTCAATTGATAGGAATGACCAAGGACAAGATATTTCGCATCCTTTCTGTTGAGAATTTCTTCCTGTATTTCGGATCATTGTTTCTGGGAATCTTTGCAGGATTCTCTGTATCCAAATTAATCATTATGATCTTGTTTAAAATTACGGGTGTGGAGGGGATCGCAACACTTCGGTTGTCTACCAACGCACTGATCCAAACTCTGATTGTATTCTGCGCAATCTATCTCTTTATCATGTCGTTGAATTATGTATTTATAAAAAGACAAAGCATTCTATCCTTATTTGCCGTGAAGTCCAGTACGGAAGCCAAGATAAAAAAAGTTTCAATTCTTGAGATGATCATCGGGATAGCTGGCATCGGCTTCATTCTATTGGGCTATTACATTTCTTCTAAGTTATTTAGTGGAGACTTCGTAACCATGTTTGAACTTTTGATAGCTATGATCGTCATTCTGACTTCAGTGATCATTGGGACTTATCTCTTCTATAAAGGGTCTGTTAGCTTTATATTTCATATCATTCGGAAGAAGAAAAATGGATACTTAAATATTAACGAGGTCTTATCCCTCTCCTCCATTATGTTTCGAATGAAATCAAATGCCGTATTACTTACCATTATTACAACTGTATCTGCACTAGCGATTGGCTTGTTATCCTTGAGCTATATCTCCTACTATTCAGCAGAGAAAAGTGCTGAGGACTATGTGCCAGCAGACTTTTCGATTACAAATATCGAAGATGCGGGACGATTTAAAGATGCTTTACTCGCAAAAGGAATAAAGTACTCCGAGAATATCATTGATGTCATCCAAGCAAATGTGAATGTAGAGAACATACTTGATATGAATATGGAAGGTATGCTCATTGATCCGCGTGTCATGACCCTGGCTGTGATAAGTGACAAGTCGACCCAAGATATTCAATTGTCACCGGACGAAACCCTGTTTACGGGTTATAGTGATATCATGCAGAAATTTATGCACTTGAACGACTCGGGTCCCATTGAATTGATGGGTCAACAAGAAGTTATTCCACAACAATATATAGGGATGGAGAAAGATACTATCGTGTCGGGGTATTTTCGAAATGGCGGTATGCCCACTGCAATAGTAGATGAAACCGTATTTCAACGCTTGAAAGATGATTTGGATCCCTCTATTCAGAAGAAAACATCAATATATATCGGGATCAACATATTGGATCAGGATCAAATAAAAGCAGCCAATGATATTTATAAGGAAATCGGCTTTGGTGATATGAGATCCTATGACTCAAGGCTTGAGATGAGCAACTATCAGAAACAAAACATGGGACTCATGATGTTTGTCGTTGGTTTCTTAGGGCTAACGTTCCTGATTACATCGGGATGTATTCTTTACTTCAAACAAATGGATGAAAGTGAAGATGAACGATCAAGTTATACGATTTTACGAAAACTTGGCTTCACACAGGGAGATTTGATAAAGGGTATTCAAGTAAAGCAAGTCTTCAATTTCGGGATTCCATTAGTCGTCGGGCTTTGCCATAGTTATTTTGCCGTCCAATCGGGCTGGTTCTTCTTTGGCTCAGAACTTTGGACTCCGATGATTCTAGTTATGGTACTATATACAGCACTTTACTCCATTTTCGGTGTGTTATCCGTTTTGCATTATAAGAAGGTCATTAAGGAAGCTCTTTAA
- a CDS encoding ABC transporter ATP-binding protein has product MVILEANKIHKSYGNKFNKQEVLSGLDIVIEEGEFVSIMGASGSGKTTLLNVLSSIDKISNGTITIQGTEISKMKEKELAEFRKNHLGFVFQDYNLLDTLTVKENILLPLSITKIPKKEANLKFVELATELGIYDVKDKYPNQISGGQKQRTSAARAFIHEPSIIFADEPTGALDSKSASDLLNKLSELNLKRKATIVMVTHDPVAASYCSRVIFIKDGRIYTQLNKGEETRQTFFKDIMKTQGVLGGVQNEH; this is encoded by the coding sequence ATGGTTATTTTAGAAGCAAATAAAATCCATAAAAGCTATGGCAATAAGTTTAATAAACAAGAAGTATTAAGCGGCCTGGATATTGTCATCGAAGAAGGTGAGTTCGTTAGTATTATGGGTGCATCCGGCTCCGGGAAAACGACATTGCTCAATGTCCTCTCCTCGATTGATAAGATTAGTAACGGGACAATCACCATCCAAGGAACAGAAATATCTAAGATGAAGGAAAAAGAGCTAGCTGAATTCCGCAAGAATCATCTAGGTTTTGTGTTTCAGGACTACAACTTATTAGATACGCTAACCGTGAAGGAAAATATCCTATTACCCTTATCCATTACAAAGATACCGAAAAAAGAAGCGAACCTCAAATTTGTAGAACTAGCGACCGAGCTGGGCATTTATGATGTAAAGGATAAGTACCCCAATCAAATTTCCGGGGGTCAAAAGCAACGCACCTCTGCGGCACGAGCTTTTATCCATGAACCAAGCATTATTTTTGCGGATGAGCCAACGGGGGCACTTGATTCTAAATCAGCCTCGGATTTGCTAAACAAACTGAGCGAATTAAACCTGAAGCGAAAAGCGACTATTGTTATGGTCACGCATGATCCTGTGGCAGCTAGTTATTGCAGCAGAGTTATCTTTATAAAGGATGGACGAATTTATACGCAATTAAATAAAGGCGAAGAAACAAGACAAACCTTCTTTAAAGACATCATGAAAACACAAGGGGTATTAGGCGGGGTGCAGAATGAGCATTAA
- a CDS encoding sensor histidine kinase gives MLRKFISERFSWIILFIFLQLLNIFVVFIDPEIPLKPLLYLAFLSTILFIGFVIIRYHKETRFYKGLEERNNDLDVSNLPSVESPFEQIVEDSILSQAEFLKQAASQSLLALEEEKDDLLAWIHEVKTPLTAMHLMIERLDNETMKTQLTYEWLRIHHLLDQQLHQRRIPFIENDLYMEQIDLEDIIFNEIKTLQSWCIQKGIGFDIELESPEVLSDRKWLAFIMRQLLTNAVKYSESSDITIKSYLHGDQVIVEVNDLGRGIDPKDLSRIFDKGFTSTTIRQDNAATGMGLYLAKKAAQSLLIQISVESILGAGSTFTLTFPRRNEFINITSM, from the coding sequence ATGCTTAGAAAATTTATCAGCGAACGATTTAGTTGGATCATCCTATTTATATTCCTGCAGCTATTAAATATCTTTGTTGTCTTTATTGACCCAGAAATCCCGCTTAAGCCTCTTCTTTATCTTGCCTTTTTGTCGACGATCCTATTTATAGGCTTTGTCATCATTCGTTATCATAAAGAAACGAGATTCTACAAGGGACTAGAGGAGCGGAATAACGATCTGGATGTATCGAATTTACCCAGTGTGGAGAGTCCTTTTGAACAGATTGTTGAAGATAGCATACTTAGCCAAGCCGAATTTCTGAAACAAGCCGCCTCGCAAAGTCTACTGGCTCTAGAGGAAGAGAAGGATGACTTATTAGCGTGGATTCACGAAGTCAAAACACCGTTAACAGCTATGCATCTGATGATCGAGCGTTTAGATAACGAAACGATGAAAACTCAGCTAACCTATGAATGGTTGCGAATTCATCACTTGCTTGACCAACAACTCCATCAACGGCGCATCCCGTTTATTGAGAATGATCTATATATGGAACAGATCGATTTAGAAGATATTATTTTCAATGAAATTAAAACCTTACAGTCCTGGTGTATTCAAAAAGGAATCGGCTTCGATATTGAATTAGAGTCACCGGAAGTGCTCAGCGATCGGAAATGGCTGGCCTTTATTATGAGACAGCTCTTAACCAACGCTGTAAAATACAGTGAATCATCCGATATCACAATTAAAAGTTACCTACACGGTGATCAAGTCATCGTCGAAGTGAACGATCTCGGACGTGGCATCGATCCCAAGGATCTATCACGTATATTCGATAAAGGTTTCACATCCACAACGATTCGGCAAGATAATGCGGCAACAGGCATGGGGCTATATTTAGCTAAAAAAGCAGCACAGTCATTATTAATCCAAATAAGTGTAGAATCAATACTTGGAGCAGGATCGACCTTTACCTTGACCTTTCCCAGACGAAACGAGTTCATTAACATCACAAGCATGTGA
- a CDS encoding response regulator transcription factor has product MFKLLLIEDDTTLFHEIKDRLSQWSYDVYGITDFNKVMEQFTDIRPDLVIIDIQLPKFDGFHWCRMIRSHSNVPIIFLSSRDHPTDIVMSMQLGADDFIQKPFHFDVLIAKVQATLRRVYNYNTDKVELKTWCGATIDYEKNTVTHPNGTIVLTKNEVFILKLLIEKKNRIVTREELINSLWDDKRFISDNTLTVNVNRLRKRLDELGLGVFIETKVGQGYMATEEANNYA; this is encoded by the coding sequence TTGTTTAAGCTCTTGTTGATTGAAGATGATACAACCTTATTTCATGAGATCAAAGATAGATTGTCGCAGTGGTCCTACGATGTGTATGGGATCACTGATTTCAATAAAGTGATGGAGCAATTTACAGACATCCGTCCTGATTTAGTCATCATTGATATTCAATTACCCAAATTCGATGGCTTTCATTGGTGTAGGATGATTCGGTCCCATTCCAACGTTCCGATTATCTTCTTATCTTCCCGCGATCATCCAACGGATATCGTAATGTCCATGCAGCTCGGAGCCGATGATTTCATTCAGAAGCCCTTTCATTTTGATGTGCTCATAGCTAAAGTTCAGGCGACGCTCAGACGGGTCTACAATTACAATACGGACAAAGTGGAGCTCAAAACGTGGTGTGGGGCAACGATAGATTATGAGAAAAATACGGTTACTCATCCTAACGGGACGATTGTACTGACAAAGAATGAAGTCTTTATTTTGAAGCTACTTATCGAGAAGAAGAACAGGATCGTAACCCGTGAGGAACTAATCAATAGCTTATGGGATGATAAACGTTTTATTAGCGATAATACCTTAACAGTTAATGTGAATCGTTTGCGAAAAAGATTGGACGAGCTTGGCCTAGGCGTCTTTATTGAGACGAAAGTAGGACAAGGTTATATGGCTACGGAAGAGGCAAATAACTATGCTTAG
- a CDS encoding saccharopine dehydrogenase NADP-binding domain-containing protein has product MNEMNMQEHIVVIGGYGHVGQKICRELSELYPGKVFAAGRNLERAEKFSSSTDGKVQPLQLNISNHIDPTVLNSVKLIVMCLDQTDTSFVSICLDKGIHYVDISANISFLSQVEQLHSVAMSHHSTVVLSVGLAPGMTNLMALHAKRQMDQTEAIDISIMLGLGDQHGKASIEWTIDNLGTQYDVNKNGYKVRVSSFKDGRTTDFGTGLGRKKAYRFNFSDQHVLPRTLNVPSISTRLCFDSKPITGLLAWLRASGIFRLLKYTPIRNAFVQAFSKMSFGTAKFAVKIDAEGIQHQEKMKVECFLQGENEAEITAKVASAVANHVYQGPLRHGVYHIDQMFDLENLITPLYPPISIETKINGKRI; this is encoded by the coding sequence ATGAATGAAATGAATATGCAAGAACATATCGTTGTGATTGGTGGTTATGGTCATGTGGGACAAAAGATCTGCCGAGAACTAAGCGAACTATATCCCGGCAAGGTGTTTGCTGCGGGTAGAAACCTTGAGCGTGCTGAGAAATTCAGTAGTTCTACGGACGGGAAGGTCCAGCCATTACAACTCAACATAAGCAACCACATCGATCCCACTGTCCTGAATAGCGTCAAATTGATCGTCATGTGTCTAGATCAGACGGATACCAGCTTTGTTTCGATTTGTCTTGATAAAGGAATTCATTACGTGGACATTTCGGCTAATATCTCATTTCTGTCTCAGGTAGAACAATTGCATTCGGTAGCCATGAGCCATCATTCAACGGTCGTGTTGAGTGTGGGGCTTGCTCCGGGAATGACAAACCTGATGGCTCTCCACGCTAAGCGTCAGATGGATCAGACGGAGGCCATCGATATATCCATTATGCTTGGCTTAGGTGATCAGCATGGCAAAGCTTCCATCGAATGGACCATCGATAACTTGGGTACACAATATGATGTGAATAAGAATGGATATAAAGTGAGGGTCTCAAGTTTCAAGGATGGTAGAACAACCGATTTCGGAACTGGGTTGGGACGAAAGAAAGCATACCGTTTCAACTTTTCAGATCAACATGTGCTTCCACGTACGCTGAATGTACCTTCCATCTCTACTCGCCTCTGTTTTGATTCGAAGCCAATAACCGGGTTATTAGCTTGGCTTAGAGCATCAGGCATATTTCGTTTATTGAAATACACGCCGATTCGAAATGCCTTCGTTCAAGCGTTCAGTAAAATGTCATTTGGAACTGCAAAGTTTGCTGTAAAAATCGATGCAGAAGGCATCCAGCACCAAGAGAAGATGAAGGTAGAATGTTTTTTACAAGGAGAAAATGAAGCTGAGATTACTGCAAAGGTCGCTTCTGCCGTAGCCAATCACGTCTATCAGGGCCCTCTCCGTCATGGCGTATATCATATCGATCAAATGTTTGATTTAGAGAACCTGATCACACCCTTGTATCCGCCAATCTCTATAGAGACCAAGATTAACGGCAAGAGAATTTAG
- a CDS encoding MarR family winged helix-turn-helix transcriptional regulator — protein MKKTNITQSNNNNTGSRNLGRMIMQLRRLERKPHTFGSAGPLTPSEIHTIEAVGSEGTVLMSELAGRLGITKGAVTQLITRLEAKELVERSPHPTDSRVTLISLTEKGKEANAAHEEVHHQFYDQLRTQLTEQEIEIFEKCIAKLNSFLEK, from the coding sequence ATGAAGAAGACAAATATAACTCAATCAAACAACAACAATACGGGAAGCCGTAATCTAGGTCGCATGATTATGCAGCTTCGGCGGCTTGAGCGTAAGCCTCACACCTTTGGGAGCGCTGGTCCCTTAACTCCAAGCGAAATCCACACCATTGAAGCTGTCGGTTCCGAGGGAACCGTGCTTATGAGCGAACTCGCCGGACGTCTGGGCATCACAAAAGGCGCAGTCACACAGCTTATTACCCGGTTAGAGGCAAAAGAACTCGTCGAACGTTCACCCCATCCAACCGATTCAAGGGTTACCTTAATTTCACTTACTGAAAAAGGAAAGGAAGCTAACGCAGCTCACGAAGAGGTCCATCACCAATTCTACGACCAACTGCGTACACAATTAACTGAACAAGAAATAGAAATATTCGAGAAATGTATAGCGAAATTAAACTCCTTTTTGGAGAAGTAA
- a CDS encoding ring-cleaving dioxygenase yields MNGLKGIHHVTAITSSAEKNYEFFTYTLGMRLVKKTVNQDDIQTYHLFFADDKGNAGTDMTFFDFPGIRKGTHGTDEIYKSSFRVPSDAALDYWVKRFDRLAVKHSGIKELFGTKVLGFVDFDDQQYQLISDERNQGIASGTPWQNGPIPLEYAITGLGPIFVRVSNFDNFKEVMEKVLLFKEIAKEGSQHLFEVGEGGNGARVIVEHNTFLPRAQQGYGTVHHTAFRVEDRSVLEEWIQRLDQFGFNTSGYVNRHFFESLYARVAPQILFEFATDGPGFMGDEPYETLGEKLSLPPFLEPKREYIEGIVRPIDTVRSTKELIKE; encoded by the coding sequence ATGAATGGATTAAAAGGGATACACCACGTAACAGCTATTACAAGTAGCGCTGAGAAGAACTATGAATTTTTTACTTACACTTTAGGGATGCGTCTAGTTAAGAAGACAGTAAACCAAGACGATATTCAGACCTATCACTTGTTCTTTGCCGATGATAAAGGTAATGCCGGGACCGACATGACATTCTTCGATTTCCCTGGCATTCGCAAGGGAACACACGGTACAGATGAGATTTACAAATCATCCTTCCGGGTACCAAGTGACGCAGCATTAGATTATTGGGTGAAGCGTTTCGATCGTCTGGCTGTGAAGCATAGCGGAATTAAAGAGCTGTTTGGTACAAAGGTACTTGGCTTCGTTGATTTCGATGACCAGCAATATCAATTGATATCAGATGAACGCAATCAGGGGATAGCTTCAGGCACACCTTGGCAGAATGGACCCATCCCATTAGAGTATGCAATCACTGGATTAGGACCAATCTTTGTTAGGGTCTCCAATTTCGACAATTTCAAAGAAGTGATGGAGAAGGTCCTCTTGTTCAAAGAAATCGCTAAAGAAGGCTCACAACATTTATTTGAGGTTGGTGAAGGCGGAAACGGTGCGAGGGTCATTGTTGAGCATAATACTTTCTTACCAAGAGCACAGCAGGGATACGGTACTGTTCACCATACGGCTTTCCGCGTTGAGGATCGATCCGTACTAGAAGAATGGATCCAACGTTTGGATCAATTCGGTTTCAATACATCTGGCTATGTGAATCGCCACTTTTTCGAGTCACTGTACGCTAGAGTTGCTCCACAAATTCTCTTCGAATTTGCCACAGATGGCCCAGGCTTCATGGGAGACGAACCTTACGAGACACTAGGAGAGAAACTATCGCTACCACCATTCCTAGAGCCAAAACGCGAATATATCGAAGGAATAGTGCGCCCCATCGACACCGTCCGTAGCACTAAGGAGCTCATTAAGGAGTAA